The DNA window GAATGCAATGCCCTCTTCCAATTGTAAAAACAAAGAAAATGATAGACTCAATGGATGTTGATCAGATACTAAAGATGATTTCTACCGATCCGGGATCCATAAATGATATGGCAGCGTGGTCGCGGCGTACAGGGCACGAACTGCTCGAAAGTATCACCAATAACGGAGAATTTATTTTCTATATAAAGAAAGCTGCCTGACAAAGACATTTCGGGCAAAAAAAATTAGCCGGGGGAAAGCTTAGGAGGTAATTATGAGCAGTAAAAATGGAAAAAAGAAAAGGATGGCTCTTATAGCATCGAGAGGCACTCTTGATTGGGCATATCCCCCATTCATTCTAGCTTCAACGGCAGCGGCAAT is part of the Candidatus Neomarinimicrobiota bacterium genome and encodes:
- a CDS encoding sulfurtransferase TusA family protein gives rise to the protein MQCPLPIVKTKKMIDSMDVDQILKMISTDPGSINDMAAWSRRTGHELLESITNNGEFIFYIKKAA